One Gemmatimonadota bacterium DNA window includes the following coding sequences:
- the gcvH gene encoding glycine cleavage system protein GcvH — translation MNTPSDLRYSTEHEWVRLEGDIATVGITDFAQSELGDIVFVELPSEGDPVAEMGVFGAVEAVKTVSDLYSPMGGTVTEVNDDLEDNPEAVNQDPYGDGWMIRLKVDDAGAFTSLMTAADYRSFVGA, via the coding sequence ATGAACACGCCCTCAGATCTCCGCTATTCGACCGAACACGAGTGGGTGCGCCTGGAGGGCGACATCGCCACCGTCGGCATCACGGATTTCGCGCAGTCCGAACTCGGCGACATCGTCTTCGTGGAACTGCCTTCGGAAGGCGACCCGGTGGCCGAGATGGGCGTCTTCGGGGCGGTGGAAGCCGTGAAGACCGTGTCGGACCTCTACAGTCCGATGGGCGGGACCGTGACGGAGGTCAACGACGACCTGGAAGACAACCCCGAGGCGGTCAACCAGGACCCCTACGGCGACGGTTGGATGATCAGGCTGAAGGTGGATGACGCGGGCGCCTTCACCAGCCTGATGACCGCCGCGGACTACCGTTCCTTCGTCGGCGCCTGA
- a CDS encoding aminomethyl-transferring glycine dehydrogenase subunit GcvPA has translation MTYIPNTDADRQAMMEAIGIGSVEELLTVIPNDVRLDGPLDLPPALSELELHDSMGEMAARNRSADRMASFVGGGMYDHFVPSAIGHLASRSEFLTSYTPYQPEVSQGTLQGIYEFQTMICELTGLDVANASMYDGASATAEAAMLARSATGRDRVILAGSVHPHYVETVRTYAHGPGIEVETLPCPNGALDPGQLASALTDETACVIVQHPNFYGCLESMNDLVRVVHGAGALLVMAVDPISLGVIESPGAYGADIAVGEGQSMGNQVSYGGPALGFFATRDRFVRRMPGRIAGQTVDQENRRGFVLTLQAREQHIRRDKATSNICTSQQLNALMATIYLSLIGKEGLKQVAELCLHKSHYAAARIADLPGFELAFDRPFFKEFVVRTPAPPGEIVTRLADDGLLAGIDLARFPSLEMEDGLLIAVTERRTCTQIDRLVEALGRFS, from the coding sequence ATGACGTACATTCCCAACACCGACGCCGACCGCCAGGCCATGATGGAAGCCATCGGCATCGGGTCGGTCGAAGAACTGCTGACCGTAATCCCAAACGACGTCCGGCTCGACGGTCCCCTGGACCTCCCGCCCGCCCTGTCGGAACTCGAACTCCACGATTCGATGGGCGAGATGGCCGCCCGAAACAGATCCGCCGACCGGATGGCGTCCTTTGTGGGCGGCGGCATGTACGATCACTTCGTTCCCAGCGCCATAGGCCACCTGGCCAGCCGCTCGGAATTCCTGACCTCTTACACGCCCTATCAGCCGGAAGTGAGCCAGGGCACGCTCCAGGGGATCTACGAGTTCCAGACGATGATCTGCGAACTTACGGGCCTGGACGTGGCCAACGCCTCCATGTACGACGGCGCCTCGGCGACGGCGGAAGCGGCCATGCTGGCCCGGTCGGCCACGGGGCGCGACCGCGTGATCCTGGCGGGTAGCGTGCACCCCCATTACGTCGAGACGGTCCGTACCTACGCCCACGGGCCGGGCATCGAAGTGGAGACGCTTCCCTGCCCGAACGGCGCGCTGGATCCCGGCCAACTGGCGTCGGCCCTGACCGACGAGACGGCCTGCGTGATCGTACAGCATCCCAATTTCTACGGCTGCCTGGAGTCCATGAACGACCTGGTACGGGTCGTGCACGGCGCGGGCGCGCTCCTGGTCATGGCCGTGGACCCGATCTCCCTCGGGGTCATCGAGTCTCCTGGCGCCTACGGCGCGGACATCGCCGTGGGGGAAGGGCAATCCATGGGCAACCAGGTCAGTTACGGCGGACCGGCCCTGGGTTTCTTCGCGACGCGGGACCGCTTCGTCCGGCGCATGCCCGGGCGCATCGCGGGGCAAACCGTCGACCAGGAGAACCGACGGGGGTTCGTCCTGACGCTGCAGGCCCGCGAACAGCATATCCGGCGGGACAAGGCGACGTCGAACATCTGCACCAGCCAGCAGCTCAACGCCCTGATGGCGACCATCTACCTGTCGTTGATCGGGAAAGAGGGGTTGAAGCAGGTCGCGGAACTGTGCCTCCACAAGAGCCACTACGCGGCGGCGCGCATCGCGGACCTGCCGGGCTTCGAACTCGCCTTCGACCGGCCGTTCTTCAAGGAATTCGTGGTGCGGACGCCGGCACCGCCCGGCGAGATCGTGACCCGGCTCGCGGACGACGGGTTGCTTGCCGGCATCGACCTGGCGCGCTTCCCGTCCTTGGAAATGGAAGACGGCCTGCTGATAGCGGTGACGGAGCGGCGGACGTGCACCCAGATCGACCGGCTGGTCGAAGCGCTGGGGCGATTCAGTTGA
- a CDS encoding glycine dehydrogenase subunit 2 — MEPLIFELSSPGRRGVSLPAPDVPVKPVASYLPEADLRGTPPELPEVSEVDVVRHYTRLSTLNYHPDRAMYPLGSCTIKHNPKVNEDMAALPGFARLHPMQQDETCQGGLQLMYELSRDLAEIAGLEGVTLQPAAGAHGELTGLMIMRAYHEARGHARRKVIIPDSAHGTNPASVTLVGYETVQIPTNAHGLVDTGQLAELIDEETAAFMLTNPNTLGLFESEIRTIADIVHDAGALLYMDGANLNAVLGITRPGDMGFDVVHFNLHKTFSTPHGGGGPGAGPVGVRSDLVRFLPTPVPVKDGDGYRFDYDRPDSIGRVRGFGGSFGMMVRAYAYIRANGPDGLRQVSENAILNANYIMRRLEKSYPRTVLVHGTQKETPIPAEVPCQHEFVASGTRFRAHGVRMLDIAKRLLDYGFYAPTIYFPLIVPEAAMVEPTETESKESIDRFIDAMTAIAEEAENDPELVRNAPHTTPVGRLDEARAAHPKTLNLRYRKSLAE; from the coding sequence TTGGAACCGCTTATTTTCGAACTGAGTTCTCCCGGACGAAGAGGGGTCTCGCTGCCCGCGCCGGACGTGCCCGTCAAGCCAGTTGCGTCGTACCTGCCCGAAGCGGATCTCCGCGGCACGCCGCCCGAGCTGCCCGAAGTCAGCGAGGTCGACGTCGTCCGCCACTATACCCGGCTGTCCACCCTGAACTATCATCCGGACCGGGCCATGTACCCCCTGGGTTCGTGCACCATCAAGCACAACCCGAAGGTCAACGAGGACATGGCGGCCCTGCCGGGATTCGCACGCCTGCACCCCATGCAACAAGACGAGACCTGCCAGGGCGGTCTTCAGTTGATGTACGAACTTTCGAGGGACCTCGCGGAGATCGCTGGACTGGAAGGGGTCACGCTGCAGCCCGCGGCCGGGGCCCACGGCGAACTGACCGGCCTGATGATCATGCGGGCCTATCACGAGGCGCGCGGACACGCCCGGCGCAAGGTCATCATCCCCGATTCGGCCCACGGCACCAACCCGGCCAGCGTCACCCTGGTGGGCTACGAAACGGTGCAGATCCCGACCAATGCCCACGGGCTCGTGGACACCGGCCAATTGGCGGAGCTGATCGACGAGGAGACGGCCGCCTTCATGCTCACCAACCCGAATACGCTGGGGCTCTTCGAATCGGAGATACGGACCATCGCGGACATCGTCCACGACGCCGGTGCGCTGCTCTACATGGACGGGGCGAATCTCAATGCGGTCCTCGGCATAACCCGGCCCGGCGACATGGGCTTCGACGTCGTCCACTTCAACCTGCACAAGACCTTTTCCACGCCCCACGGAGGCGGCGGTCCGGGAGCGGGACCCGTGGGCGTGCGGAGCGACCTGGTCCGGTTCCTGCCAACACCCGTGCCGGTGAAGGACGGCGACGGGTACCGGTTCGACTACGACCGGCCGGATTCCATCGGCCGCGTCCGCGGTTTCGGCGGCAGCTTCGGCATGATGGTCCGGGCCTACGCCTATATCCGGGCCAACGGTCCCGACGGCCTGCGCCAGGTGAGCGAGAACGCCATCCTGAACGCCAACTACATCATGCGGCGCCTGGAGAAAAGCTACCCCCGCACCGTCCTCGTCCACGGCACGCAGAAGGAGACGCCCATTCCCGCCGAAGTGCCCTGCCAGCACGAGTTCGTGGCCTCCGGCACCCGGTTCCGCGCGCACGGTGTCCGGATGCTGGACATCGCCAAGCGCCTGCTCGACTACGGTTTCTACGCGCCGACGATCTACTTCCCGCTCATCGTGCCCGAGGCGGCCATGGTCGAACCCACTGAAACCGAGAGCAAGGAGTCCATCGACCGGTTCATCGACGCCATGACGGCCATTGCAGAAGAAGCGGAAAACGACCCGGAACTGGTCCGGAACGCCCCGCACACCACACCGGTCGGCCGCCTCGACGAGGCGCGCGCCGCCCATCCGAAGACCCTGAACCTACGGTACCGGAAGTCCCTGGCGGAGTAG
- a CDS encoding sugar phosphate isomerase/epimerase produces the protein MSIAGTPLAGRPRTASKAPHRSVDNRNLLGTNACKTESVLERRTRKIRFKQRPEARARNCRDPKRKEEARPAMYSCINGATTMPYTLEQDLEAAAKAGFDAVEIWSRKLDAYLESHDTAELKALLDAYGLRAASLCPYGLVGFSDNREQLHAIERAAEVAAAIDCPVLLVCADSPPDGMGRDEAYDIMAATVNAYAERAAAHGVKIAIEPLGQHPFIPGPREALEVIERAGHDSLGLMVDFFHYYKSGVPLEDIRTIPTELLLIVHVDDCEDLPPADLTDQHRVYMGEGVLPLKDMMGVLREKGYAGALSVEIFREEYWEKDPMEISAAAKAAYDRMMAG, from the coding sequence CGAAACTTACTTGGTACTAATGCATGTAAGACTGAAAGCGTTCTGGAGCGAAGGACGCGAAAGATCAGGTTCAAGCAGCGGCCCGAAGCACGGGCCCGAAACTGCCGCGATCCAAAAAGAAAAGAGGAAGCGAGACCTGCCATGTATTCATGCATCAACGGCGCGACGACCATGCCCTATACGCTCGAGCAGGACCTCGAAGCCGCGGCGAAGGCGGGGTTCGACGCCGTGGAGATCTGGTCCAGGAAGCTCGATGCGTACCTGGAATCCCACGATACAGCCGAATTGAAGGCACTCCTGGATGCGTACGGGCTGCGGGCAGCTTCGCTGTGTCCCTACGGGCTGGTCGGGTTCTCCGACAACCGGGAGCAGCTTCATGCTATCGAACGCGCGGCGGAGGTGGCCGCGGCGATCGACTGCCCCGTCCTCCTCGTCTGCGCCGACTCGCCGCCGGACGGCATGGGCCGGGATGAGGCGTACGACATCATGGCCGCCACGGTCAATGCCTATGCCGAGCGGGCCGCCGCCCACGGGGTGAAGATCGCCATCGAGCCCCTCGGACAGCATCCCTTCATCCCGGGACCTCGCGAGGCCCTGGAGGTGATCGAACGTGCCGGACACGACAGCCTGGGACTGATGGTGGATTTCTTCCACTACTACAAGTCGGGCGTCCCACTCGAGGACATACGGACTATCCCCACCGAATTGCTGCTGATCGTCCACGTCGACGACTGCGAAGACCTGCCGCCGGCCGACCTGACCGACCAGCATCGTGTCTACATGGGTGAAGGCGTGCTTCCCCTGAAGGACATGATGGGTGTATTGCGCGAGAAAGGCTATGCGGGCGCCCTGTCGGTCGAGATTTTCCGGGAGGAATACTGGGAGAAGGACCCGATGGAGATATCCGCCGCGGCGAAAGCGGCGTACGACCGGATGATGGCCGGCTGA